A portion of the Paenibacillus sp. PvR098 genome contains these proteins:
- a CDS encoding TlpA disulfide reductase family protein codes for MRKNGMLLVVVLFLAGLAVYQHLWAPTASSQAAAASNRLAVSQPVPQMSLKGMDGSDYKLGGTRDKPLMINFWASWCGPCHEEAPDLRQVYDRYKGKFDLYAVNVTKDDSMGLVRSFVKQHKVEFPVLLDSKGEAAAAYRILFVPTSYLIDRQGRLLEVIHVLPAEELDKKIRRLIDSAD; via the coding sequence ATGAGGAAAAACGGAATGCTTCTGGTGGTCGTGCTCTTTTTGGCAGGGCTGGCGGTTTACCAACATCTATGGGCACCGACTGCCTCTTCCCAAGCAGCAGCCGCTTCAAACCGGTTGGCTGTAAGTCAGCCGGTTCCACAGATGTCATTGAAGGGCATGGATGGCTCGGATTATAAGCTTGGAGGGACTCGGGATAAGCCGTTAATGATTAATTTTTGGGCTTCCTGGTGCGGACCTTGCCATGAAGAAGCGCCAGATTTGAGACAGGTGTACGATCGGTATAAGGGAAAGTTCGATTTGTACGCCGTTAATGTGACCAAAGATGACAGTATGGGCCTGGTGCGCAGCTTTGTGAAGCAGCATAAGGTTGAGTTTCCCGTCCTTCTTGATTCAAAAGGAGAAGCGGCGGCAGCGTATCGAATTTTATTCGTGCCGACAAGCTATTTGATTGATCGGCAAGGAAGACTGCTCGAAGTGATTCATGTGCTTCCAGCAGAGGAGCTGGATAAGAAAATCAGGCGTCTGATCGATTCAGCCGACTAA
- a CDS encoding MFS transporter has product MEKVKKKKLQIIFDSDIEPDYETGKPEQTKEKNGKNKGESKGQIWEFIAIASVPLVLVLGNSMLVPILPEMQERLGISQFQSSLVITLFSVTAGLVIPISGYLSDRFSRKAIMIPSLIIYGAAGVLAGFGAVWNSYTVIIIARAIQGLGAAGTAPIAMALAGDLYKEATESKALGLTEASNGAGKVISPILGALLALWVWYAAFFAFPFFCLLSLLAVMFLLKEPKKKQPAPKLGAYMKSIGNVLKEKGRWLITSFFAGSLALFVLFGVLFYLSDILEVPPYNIDGVKKGFVLAIPLLGLVATSYTTGSVIKKNGKLMRWLMNIGLALMTLSLGLCIFFFNNSIYLFIGLLTLSSIGTGLLLPCLNTMITGSVEREQRGMITSLYSSLRFLGVAAGPPLFGWMMEKSHQTVFITVTALAFLALGLVFFLIKPEGKVGG; this is encoded by the coding sequence ATGGAAAAAGTAAAAAAGAAAAAGCTGCAGATTATATTCGACAGCGATATTGAACCGGATTATGAGACAGGAAAGCCAGAGCAAACCAAAGAAAAGAATGGAAAGAACAAAGGCGAATCCAAAGGACAAATCTGGGAATTTATCGCCATTGCGAGTGTACCTTTAGTGCTGGTTCTAGGCAATTCCATGCTCGTTCCCATTCTTCCCGAAATGCAGGAGCGGCTTGGCATCAGTCAGTTTCAAAGCAGCTTGGTCATCACTCTGTTCTCTGTCACGGCAGGACTGGTGATTCCGATATCCGGTTATTTATCCGACCGCTTCTCCAGAAAAGCGATCATGATCCCTTCATTAATCATATATGGGGCTGCCGGTGTGCTCGCAGGCTTCGGTGCCGTCTGGAATTCATATACTGTAATTATTATAGCAAGGGCCATTCAAGGATTGGGAGCTGCCGGTACGGCGCCGATCGCCATGGCTTTGGCAGGAGACCTGTATAAAGAAGCAACGGAAAGCAAAGCACTCGGCTTGACCGAAGCTTCGAACGGGGCAGGCAAGGTCATCAGCCCGATTCTGGGAGCACTGCTCGCATTATGGGTCTGGTACGCCGCCTTCTTTGCTTTCCCTTTCTTTTGCCTTCTGTCCCTTCTCGCCGTAATGTTTTTACTCAAAGAGCCAAAAAAGAAGCAGCCAGCTCCCAAACTCGGGGCCTACATGAAAAGCATCGGGAACGTGCTAAAAGAAAAAGGCCGATGGCTGATTACATCTTTCTTCGCCGGTTCCTTGGCATTGTTTGTCCTATTTGGTGTATTGTTTTATTTGTCAGATATTCTTGAGGTCCCTCCTTATAACATTGACGGAGTTAAAAAAGGCTTTGTGCTGGCCATTCCTCTGCTCGGATTGGTGGCAACGTCCTACACGACTGGGTCTGTCATAAAAAAGAACGGGAAGCTGATGCGATGGCTTATGAACATCGGTCTTGCTTTGATGACCTTATCCTTAGGGCTTTGCATTTTCTTCTTCAACAACAGCATCTACTTGTTCATCGGCTTGCTAACGCTCAGCAGCATTGGGACGGGCCTTCTGCTGCCCTGCCTTAACACGATGATCACCGGGTCTGTTGAACGTGAGCAGCGCGGCATGATTACTTCCTTATACAGCAGTCTGAGATTTTTGGGGGTGGCTGCTGGTCCGCCATTATTCGGCTGGATGATGGAAAAATCGCATCAGACAGTGTTCATCACTGTTACAGCCTTAGCATTTTTGGCGCTTGGTTTAGTATTTTTCTTAATCAAACCAGAGGGCAAGGTAGGAGGATAA
- a CDS encoding M67 family metallopeptidase translates to MKVQQILRIRRQAWTAMLQHCVDQKPKEACGFLFGNEEAIELFVPISNIHMQPERHYMMDPAQMIQALFAGHYGNQKPAGIVHSHPRTPPIPSAEDMSISWRGGAYHWIVSLSDPQAPQVKAYEYVPQEYGPCSYTSHPIDILE, encoded by the coding sequence ATGAAAGTGCAGCAAATATTACGTATCCGCCGTCAGGCATGGACTGCCATGCTTCAGCATTGTGTAGATCAGAAGCCGAAAGAGGCCTGTGGTTTTCTATTTGGGAATGAAGAGGCCATTGAGCTTTTTGTGCCAATATCCAACATCCACATGCAGCCCGAGCGGCATTATATGATGGATCCGGCTCAGATGATTCAAGCCTTGTTTGCGGGGCACTACGGAAATCAAAAACCGGCGGGGATTGTACATTCTCATCCCCGTACCCCTCCTATACCCTCTGCTGAAGACATGTCAATATCTTGGAGGGGCGGGGCCTATCACTGGATCGTTTCCTTGTCGGATCCTCAAGCTCCCCAAGTGAAAGCTTATGAATATGTTCCTCAGGAGTATGGGCCCTGCTCCTATACTTCACACCCTATTGATATTTTGGAATGA
- a CDS encoding exonuclease domain-containing protein: protein MKDMKPAGRMWHLYKTGGLTSALTSMFDVQSAQQMAFIRSIMKEQRKNSLYEIPLSTVELVVFDLETTGFSPYNGDEIISFGAVSVNGSEIAESHTFYSLVHPKRSIPAEIEELTGITNQMVEGAPDLLHSLREFLEFVQQKVLVAHGTGHDKNFLNSALWRTSKVNLSHRLLDTMMIAKWLNPKLKAYDLDTLLDLYGVEVTQRHHALEDAMMTAKLWSKLMLEVEARDIQTLGDLYTQLSHLR from the coding sequence ATGAAGGATATGAAGCCGGCCGGAAGGATGTGGCATCTGTACAAAACGGGCGGTTTGACCTCTGCTCTTACTTCCATGTTCGATGTGCAGAGCGCTCAACAGATGGCCTTCATTCGATCCATCATGAAGGAGCAGCGGAAAAATTCATTATACGAAATTCCTTTGAGTACGGTGGAGCTGGTTGTTTTCGATTTGGAAACAACCGGTTTCTCTCCGTATAACGGTGACGAGATTATTTCTTTCGGAGCTGTTTCGGTTAACGGAAGCGAGATTGCGGAGAGCCATACCTTCTACAGCTTAGTCCATCCAAAACGTTCCATTCCTGCGGAAATTGAAGAGCTTACAGGGATTACGAATCAGATGGTGGAAGGAGCACCAGACTTGCTGCATTCCCTTCGGGAGTTCCTTGAATTTGTGCAGCAAAAGGTGCTTGTTGCTCATGGTACCGGTCACGACAAGAATTTTCTGAATTCCGCATTATGGAGAACGTCTAAGGTAAACTTATCCCACAGATTATTGGATACCATGATGATTGCGAAGTGGCTAAATCCTAAGCTTAAAGCCTATGATCTGGATACACTGCTTGATCTGTACGGAGTTGAAGTGACGCAGCGGCATCATGCCTTGGAAGATGCGATGATGACTGCGAAGCTCTGGTCGAAGCTTATGTTGGAGGTAGAAGCAAGAGATATCCAGACACTGGGTGACCTATATACCCAGCTCAGTCATCTTCGGTAA
- a CDS encoding DUF294 nucleotidyltransferase-like domain-containing protein, producing MERLSMEMIHREAAKAQQVKELRAFRDQAHEEFQRHLLFVRPLDWNREVNELHDTIIRRVIQLTELQMERESGEAPPVPYAFLLFGSGGRGEQTLWSDQDNGLVYADSESEELSAKSEHYFAELSGRISVNLEEAGYPPCSGGVICTNEKWRKPASGYKHMLRDRLQDPNWENVRYLLIAADVRTVFGEVGLGDMITSDIIEYIDENSDMLGHMLHNTLHHKVSIGVFGQLIKERYGEDAGGVDVKYGAYIPIVNGVRLLALESGIHISSTEQRIEALIAGGHVEEEIGYDWLEALTIALKLRSMTPYQVEGSHYTTRGKLTADQLTKERTAELKHCLRIGIDLQKYVKSAFSKR from the coding sequence ATGGAACGTCTCTCTATGGAAATGATTCATCGGGAAGCAGCTAAAGCTCAACAGGTGAAAGAGCTAAGGGCCTTTCGGGATCAGGCACATGAGGAGTTTCAGCGGCATCTCCTTTTTGTCCGTCCATTAGATTGGAACAGAGAAGTGAACGAGCTGCATGACACCATCATCCGGCGTGTCATCCAATTAACGGAGCTGCAGATGGAGCGTGAATCGGGTGAAGCCCCGCCGGTTCCTTATGCATTCCTGCTGTTCGGCAGCGGGGGACGGGGGGAGCAGACGCTATGGAGCGACCAAGATAACGGGCTTGTTTACGCTGATTCCGAAAGCGAGGAGCTGAGCGCCAAGTCAGAACATTATTTTGCCGAGTTGTCAGGACGGATTTCCGTAAATTTGGAAGAGGCTGGTTATCCTCCTTGCAGTGGCGGCGTCATCTGCACCAATGAAAAATGGCGTAAGCCGGCATCCGGCTATAAGCATATGCTGCGTGACAGGCTGCAGGACCCGAATTGGGAGAATGTGAGATATCTGCTTATCGCAGCCGATGTTCGCACGGTATTTGGAGAGGTTGGTTTAGGCGATATGATAACCAGCGACATCATTGAATATATCGATGAGAACTCTGATATGTTGGGGCACATGCTTCATAATACATTGCATCACAAAGTATCGATCGGGGTATTCGGACAGCTCATTAAAGAGCGATATGGTGAGGATGCCGGGGGCGTTGACGTCAAGTATGGGGCTTATATTCCGATTGTTAATGGAGTGAGGTTGCTTGCGTTAGAGTCGGGAATTCACATTTCTTCTACAGAACAGCGGATCGAGGCACTAATAGCAGGAGGTCATGTGGAAGAAGAAATCGGCTATGATTGGCTGGAGGCGCTGACCATCGCATTAAAGCTGCGTTCCATGACGCCTTATCAAGTGGAAGGCAGCCATTACACTACCCGTGGGAAGCTAACGGCTGACCAATTGACCAAGGAACGGACAGCGGAACTGAAGCATTGCTTGCGTATAGGGATCGATTTGCAGAAATATGTGAAAAGTGCCTTCTCAAAGAGATAA
- a CDS encoding ammonium transporter, which yields MLKKLLISAGLMSVLVPSMAFAEEATPAQLQNAVDAVWVMLAAILVIFMQAGFALLEAGSTRMKNAGHVAGKTILTFGICAIAFWSLGFGLAFGDGNGFIGLTGFFVDGTEAQAAAAFGALSFSEVPIGIKFLFQLAFAGVSLAIAFGGFAERAKLSVYFIFSILYVVVIYPIVAHWIWGGGWLAGHGKQDFAGSTVVHLQGATAALVATLMLKPRIGKYNKDKTPNLIPGHNQVLSVLGVIILWIGWFGFNPGSTLSAMGDGFFGYIAMTTNLAAAAGGVAAIIVAWIYFGKADIPSMLNGVLAALVAITASCAFVTVRDAIIIGAISGIITFFTAQWFEKAGIDDPIYAFSVHGIAGVWGTLANGIFAKPELVEKVGVGKPGLLYGGGFEQLGVQAMGVFSAFFFVLILSWIILSILKATIGLRVTEEEEIVGLDLSEHGTYGYPEQMKRAAQGGTTTGV from the coding sequence ATGTTAAAGAAATTATTAATATCCGCGGGCCTTATGTCAGTTTTGGTTCCAAGCATGGCTTTTGCTGAGGAAGCCACACCGGCACAACTGCAAAACGCTGTCGATGCGGTTTGGGTTATGTTGGCTGCCATTCTCGTTATCTTCATGCAGGCCGGGTTTGCTTTGCTGGAGGCTGGCTCCACTCGAATGAAGAACGCAGGGCACGTTGCAGGTAAAACAATCCTTACCTTCGGTATTTGCGCCATCGCTTTCTGGTCTCTCGGCTTCGGCTTAGCCTTCGGCGATGGTAACGGGTTTATCGGACTGACGGGATTCTTCGTAGACGGGACGGAAGCGCAAGCGGCGGCAGCCTTCGGGGCGTTATCCTTTTCTGAAGTACCGATCGGAATTAAGTTTTTGTTCCAACTGGCTTTCGCAGGGGTCTCACTAGCAATCGCATTCGGCGGATTTGCCGAACGCGCCAAATTGTCGGTATACTTTATCTTTAGCATACTGTATGTCGTAGTTATTTATCCGATCGTTGCTCACTGGATCTGGGGCGGCGGCTGGCTCGCAGGACACGGAAAACAAGATTTTGCAGGCTCCACGGTTGTTCATTTACAAGGCGCAACGGCAGCTCTCGTAGCTACGCTGATGCTTAAGCCGCGGATCGGTAAATATAATAAGGATAAAACTCCGAATTTAATTCCTGGTCACAACCAAGTGTTATCTGTCCTTGGTGTCATTATTCTCTGGATCGGCTGGTTCGGATTTAACCCGGGCTCCACGCTCAGCGCGATGGGTGACGGTTTCTTCGGATACATCGCCATGACCACGAATCTGGCAGCGGCAGCAGGCGGTGTTGCAGCAATTATCGTTGCATGGATATACTTCGGCAAGGCAGATATTCCTAGCATGTTGAATGGTGTGCTTGCCGCATTGGTAGCCATCACAGCTTCTTGTGCTTTCGTTACGGTCCGAGATGCCATCATTATCGGTGCGATTTCTGGAATAATTACTTTCTTTACGGCTCAATGGTTTGAAAAAGCGGGTATCGATGATCCGATTTATGCCTTCTCTGTCCACGGTATTGCAGGAGTATGGGGAACGCTGGCCAACGGTATTTTCGCTAAACCGGAGCTTGTTGAGAAAGTGGGCGTAGGTAAGCCGGGTCTACTGTATGGCGGAGGCTTTGAGCAATTGGGAGTGCAAGCGATGGGTGTATTCAGCGCATTCTTCTTCGTACTCATTCTATCTTGGATCATCCTGTCGATCCTGAAAGCCACTATCGGTCTCCGGGTTACTGAAGAAGAAGAAATCGTCGGTCTCGACCTGTCCGAGCATGGTACGTACGGTTACCCTGAGCAAATGAAGAGAGCGGCTCAAGGCGGCACTACGACAGGCGTATAA
- a CDS encoding MerR family transcriptional regulator, with product MKLYKIGELAILSKVSPRTVDYYTKLGLIQPEKRSDTNYRLYSDETLTRLKRIESMKREKYTLEEIKATLQQWNKVSHDELVTDKLTSLQLLLQQLEKEAKEVGPLLEKLKPSQLKTLHKSLTQPTAACIEALLLLLGKGPL from the coding sequence ATGAAGCTTTATAAAATCGGTGAGCTGGCAATCTTATCGAAGGTCAGCCCCAGAACGGTCGACTATTATACGAAACTTGGACTAATCCAGCCGGAAAAAAGGTCGGACACGAATTATCGGTTGTACAGTGACGAAACCTTAACGCGGCTGAAACGTATTGAAAGTATGAAGAGGGAGAAGTATACCTTAGAGGAAATCAAGGCTACTTTGCAGCAGTGGAACAAGGTGAGCCATGATGAATTAGTGACAGATAAGCTGACGTCTTTACAGCTTTTATTGCAGCAGCTAGAGAAAGAGGCGAAAGAGGTTGGACCGCTTCTCGAGAAACTGAAGCCGTCACAGCTGAAAACCCTTCACAAGTCGCTAACACAGCCTACGGCTGCATGTATCGAAGCCTTGTTGCTGTTGCTGGGTAAAGGTCCCCTTTAA
- a CDS encoding zinc metallopeptidase — MFFHPMDFLIIAAFGLSLWAQFRVKGTFNKWSEVPIHSGMTGYEAARRLLDANGLYHVPVEPVPGALTDHYDPMARAVRLSEPVYYENSISAVSVACHEVGHAIQHQQSYPMLVLRHRMFPMVNLTSGIAPLLILAGLFFQQFNFLLGVGIIFFSAAVAFQLVTLPVEFNASNRARDLMVAEGFITNDEERGVAKVLNAAALTYVAAALISLLELIKYIMIFNNRNE; from the coding sequence ATGTTTTTTCACCCTATGGATTTTCTTATCATTGCTGCGTTCGGCCTTTCATTATGGGCGCAGTTTCGGGTCAAGGGGACATTCAATAAGTGGTCCGAGGTTCCGATTCATTCAGGTATGACCGGTTACGAAGCCGCCCGCCGATTGCTTGACGCTAACGGACTTTACCACGTTCCGGTTGAACCGGTTCCCGGAGCACTGACGGACCACTACGATCCAATGGCCCGCGCCGTCCGGTTGTCGGAGCCAGTGTATTACGAGAATTCCATCTCAGCCGTATCGGTTGCCTGTCACGAGGTTGGCCACGCTATTCAGCATCAACAGTCCTACCCGATGCTAGTACTTCGCCACCGGATGTTTCCGATGGTAAACCTGACTTCAGGCATTGCTCCATTGTTGATCTTGGCCGGTCTCTTCTTTCAACAATTTAACTTCCTGCTCGGAGTCGGGATCATCTTCTTCTCCGCTGCGGTAGCCTTCCAGCTCGTGACGCTGCCGGTCGAATTCAACGCCAGCAACCGCGCACGTGACCTGATGGTCGCCGAAGGCTTTATCACGAACGATGAAGAACGGGGAGTGGCAAAGGTCTTGAACGCCGCAGCCCTTACCTATGTAGCCGCGGCGCTGATTTCCTTGCTGGAGCTTATTAAGTACATTATGATCTTCAACAACCGTAACGAATAA
- a CDS encoding LysR family transcriptional regulator: MELRQLQYFVKVARKQHVTQAAEELHVAQSAVSRQIHQLEQELGVQLFVQKGRNLQITAVGKLFLSRIEVVLTDLERAVNEIHEYLDPEHGEIRVGFPHSLGIYLLPTVIAHFRKSYPNVKFKLRQGTYNSLIRDVMQGEIDLAFISPFPEKHSHVAGELLLREELFAIVPQGHVLSEYQTIRLEQLKEDSFVMFSEEYSLRSIVLDACAKAGFSPRIGFEGEETDTIRGLVAAGMGVSLLPEMALTEISELQPVKVRVIEPQVTRSVGLIHRSREKLPLVAEVFREFLIDFFIKYK; this comes from the coding sequence GTGGAACTTAGACAGCTGCAGTATTTTGTAAAGGTGGCGCGTAAACAGCATGTGACTCAGGCCGCCGAAGAGCTGCATGTAGCGCAATCAGCGGTTAGCCGGCAAATCCACCAATTGGAGCAAGAACTCGGCGTGCAATTGTTTGTTCAAAAGGGAAGAAATCTGCAGATTACCGCAGTAGGAAAGCTTTTTCTAAGCCGAATCGAAGTGGTGTTGACGGATCTTGAACGAGCTGTGAATGAAATTCATGAATATTTAGATCCGGAGCATGGTGAAATTCGCGTCGGCTTTCCCCACAGTTTGGGGATTTACTTGCTTCCGACTGTGATTGCCCATTTTCGAAAAAGTTATCCGAATGTTAAATTTAAGCTCCGGCAGGGGACCTATAACAGCCTGATTCGAGATGTAATGCAAGGCGAAATCGATCTGGCATTTATTTCTCCATTTCCGGAAAAGCATAGTCATGTTGCTGGAGAGCTGCTGCTGCGGGAGGAGCTGTTTGCAATCGTCCCGCAAGGGCATGTGCTTTCCGAATATCAAACGATTCGGCTCGAGCAGTTAAAGGAAGATTCGTTCGTCATGTTCAGCGAAGAATATTCGCTGCGCTCCATTGTGCTGGACGCGTGCGCGAAGGCCGGTTTTTCCCCGCGCATTGGGTTTGAGGGAGAAGAAACCGACACGATACGCGGTCTGGTCGCTGCGGGTATGGGTGTCAGCTTGCTGCCTGAAATGGCACTCACGGAAATCAGCGAGCTTCAGCCTGTTAAAGTACGGGTGATTGAACCGCAAGTCACACGCAGTGTGGGTCTGATTCATCGTTCGAGGGAGAAGCTTCCGCTTGTAGCCGAGGTGTTCCGGGAATTTTTGATCGACTTCTTCATCAAGTATAAATAA
- the tpx gene encoding thiol peroxidase: MAQATLKGNPITLVGTQVQVGDKAPDFTVNKNLLETASLADYAGKVKLISVVPSLDTGVCDAQTRRFNEEATKLGDNVVVLTISVDLPFAQSRWCGAAGIDKVITLSDYKAHSFGKSYGVLIDELRLLMRSIFVIDANDTIQYVEYLSEMTDHPNYDAAIEAVKKLV; encoded by the coding sequence ATGGCACAAGCGACACTGAAAGGCAACCCGATTACTTTGGTCGGAACGCAAGTCCAAGTTGGCGACAAAGCTCCTGACTTCACGGTTAACAAGAATCTGCTCGAAACTGCATCCCTCGCGGATTATGCAGGTAAAGTGAAGCTGATCAGCGTAGTGCCATCCCTTGACACCGGCGTTTGCGACGCGCAAACCCGCCGTTTTAACGAAGAAGCAACAAAGCTAGGCGATAACGTAGTAGTGCTTACGATCAGCGTAGACCTGCCGTTCGCCCAATCCCGCTGGTGCGGTGCTGCTGGTATCGACAAAGTGATTACTTTGTCCGATTACAAAGCCCACTCTTTCGGTAAAAGCTACGGCGTGTTGATCGATGAGCTTCGCCTGTTGATGAGATCCATCTTCGTGATTGATGCCAATGACACGATCCAATACGTGGAATATTTAAGCGAAATGACAGATCACCCGAACTACGATGCGGCAATCGAAGCCGTCAAAAAACTCGTTTAA
- a CDS encoding DUF1499 domain-containing protein gives MLKRTLVGLIRSQETTGEKAKDPALKTRYYKISMDQAWDEIINMLKKLNGYKLLHEVRSVGEIVVERKTITGRTQDITLTLFGINPLKTAVDIYSASRGSLGDLGSNYRTILDIYNHIDKRLAAYKINN, from the coding sequence TTGTTAAAGCGAACCTTAGTCGGACTCATTCGCAGCCAAGAGACAACAGGAGAAAAAGCGAAGGATCCGGCTTTAAAGACCCGCTATTATAAAATCTCTATGGATCAGGCCTGGGATGAGATCATCAACATGCTTAAAAAGCTAAACGGGTATAAGCTTCTTCATGAGGTACGTAGTGTAGGGGAAATTGTGGTGGAGAGAAAAACCATCACTGGCCGAACGCAGGATATCACGCTGACGTTGTTCGGTATCAACCCACTTAAAACCGCTGTTGATATTTATTCGGCATCCCGTGGCTCCTTGGGGGACCTTGGCTCCAATTATCGCACCATTCTCGATATTTATAATCATATCGACAAGCGGCTAGCCGCTTATAAAATAAACAACTGA
- a CDS encoding ROK family transcriptional regulator: protein MKQRPVSGDSTFLKTLNKSTLLNLIQRQAPLSRADLAKKTRLTRATVSALVEELIAEHWVLETGIGESSGGRRPMMLELNSNAGCVIGLDLRMTNILLIITDMQGKILRKSVIPYDAQPGIGRSSSSPYKLLQQIVAIVEQEKGGLPETPLGLVGTGIGVHGFVEYPSGRIVFMPHTGWKGLSWKEELETRLGLPVILDNEANLAALGEHEFGAGADSNAGDMLYLSISGGIGAGFISGGELFRGSGGLAGEVGHTTIEANGLPCPCGNRGCWERYASERAVADKLALEYAPGITERLLGRLREKDPEVLSAIREAGEYLGIGIGNMLHTLNPQMIVVGNAMSEYSSWMNECVQEVLESRFSYVRSFQAQVRYSRLGEDSCALGAASSIIRSAMQKR from the coding sequence TTGAAGCAAAGACCGGTTTCGGGGGATAGTACTTTTCTTAAGACGTTAAACAAATCGACACTTCTCAATTTAATTCAAAGGCAAGCTCCGCTTTCACGGGCGGATCTGGCCAAAAAAACAAGATTGACGAGAGCGACCGTATCGGCTCTAGTGGAGGAATTGATTGCTGAGCATTGGGTCCTGGAAACTGGCATCGGGGAATCCAGCGGAGGGCGCAGGCCGATGATGCTTGAGCTGAACAGCAATGCAGGATGCGTGATCGGGTTAGATCTGAGAATGACGAATATTCTGCTGATCATAACAGATATGCAGGGGAAGATATTGCGCAAGTCGGTCATTCCATATGATGCCCAACCGGGCATTGGCCGTTCATCTTCCAGTCCATACAAACTGCTGCAGCAAATTGTAGCTATTGTAGAGCAGGAAAAAGGGGGGCTTCCCGAGACGCCTTTAGGGCTCGTCGGTACAGGTATCGGCGTTCATGGCTTTGTGGAGTATCCTTCTGGACGCATTGTATTTATGCCGCATACCGGCTGGAAGGGGCTGAGCTGGAAGGAAGAGCTGGAAACGCGGCTTGGCCTGCCGGTGATCCTGGACAATGAAGCAAATTTAGCAGCACTAGGCGAGCATGAGTTTGGGGCCGGAGCGGATAGTAACGCAGGGGATATGCTTTATTTAAGCATTTCCGGCGGTATTGGGGCAGGGTTTATATCGGGCGGGGAGTTGTTTCGCGGAAGCGGAGGCTTGGCCGGAGAGGTTGGGCATACAACGATAGAAGCAAACGGCTTGCCTTGTCCCTGCGGCAATCGGGGCTGCTGGGAAAGGTATGCGTCCGAACGGGCTGTAGCGGATAAGCTAGCGCTGGAATACGCGCCTGGGATTACAGAAAGACTTTTGGGCAGGTTAAGGGAAAAGGATCCCGAGGTCCTGTCAGCCATCCGTGAGGCTGGGGAATACCTGGGCATTGGCATTGGGAATATGTTGCATACACTCAATCCGCAGATGATCGTTGTAGGAAACGCCATGAGTGAGTACAGCTCATGGATGAACGAATGCGTTCAAGAAGTACTCGAATCGCGATTCTCTTATGTCCGTTCGTTCCAGGCTCAAGTCCGTTATTCACGGCTTGGCGAAGACAGCTGCGCGCTTGGAGCCGCATCCTCCATCATTCGATCGGCTATGCAAAAGCGATAA
- a CDS encoding FGGY family carbohydrate kinase: MNYYLGMDLADASGTLLLDVAERRWSTDVLHRLDLPEEWLPPLYESNVVAGHVQPDAAEANGLAAGTPVVAGGGDEACSAVGVGVVKSGIVPVALGSLSTQRYDEYNEIYRSLYGILKKTFHELTDLAAQPK; this comes from the coding sequence TTGAATTATTATTTAGGAATGGACCTCGCCGACGCCAGCGGTACGCTGCTGCTGGACGTTGCCGAGCGCCGCTGGTCGACAGATGTGCTTCATCGCCTTGACCTTCCTGAGGAATGGCTTCCTCCTCTTTATGAAAGCAATGTAGTGGCTGGGCATGTGCAGCCTGACGCCGCAGAGGCCAACGGCCTTGCCGCGGGAACCCCTGTGGTGGCAGGAGGTGGAGACGAGGCTTGCAGCGCGGTCGGCGTTGGTGTGGTGAAAAGCGGTATCGTACCCGTTGCACTGGGCAGCCTCAGCACTCAGCGCTACGATGAATACAATGAGATATATCGCTCTTTGTACGGTATACTGAAGAAAACTTTTCATGAGTTAACGGATTTGGCCGCACAACCGAAATAA